Proteins from a genomic interval of Methylosinus sp. PW1:
- a CDS encoding RHS repeat-associated core domain-containing protein has translation MVAPPQQIESYSYDPEGNRIASHISASYAVDAADRVLENADNRYDWSADGQLLKRTPKNGGVAWSFVSSYRARTNQMRLDAALGSDGTTIGLVYDPFGRLVSPQWPAPRGNEELYYDGPDVVLARRRLDSGDQWVRYVHGPLDDQPLATEVYAQGAAPTPGTGSQFYYHADGEGSIRLITNAGSTVFNRYDYDSFGRRLAVVESLPLQPYGWKGREWIAGPDIYYNRARFYDPALGRFLAEDPLGYGGADSNLYSFAWNNPKNWSDPSGLSAAAEEGTIDSATAGAILGDGIVTTAEGTTALTTGADAASVAARSGSAVQKIGARIACTFFVLADALSFANDPSLVGAYDLVTDMSSCAVKAVKKPRPPSRKSSPSPGCSISGFSSLCVPCNSRKGAR, from the coding sequence TTGGTCGCTCCGCCGCAGCAGATCGAGAGCTATTCCTACGATCCGGAAGGCAATCGCATCGCCTCGCACATTTCGGCGAGCTACGCCGTCGACGCTGCCGACCGCGTGTTGGAGAACGCCGACAATCGCTACGATTGGAGCGCCGACGGCCAGCTTTTGAAGCGCACGCCCAAGAATGGCGGCGTCGCCTGGAGCTTCGTCAGTTCCTACCGCGCCCGAACCAACCAGATGCGGCTCGACGCCGCTCTCGGCTCCGACGGGACGACCATCGGCTTGGTCTACGACCCGTTCGGGCGTCTCGTGTCGCCGCAATGGCCGGCTCCGCGCGGCAATGAGGAGCTCTATTACGACGGTCCCGACGTCGTGCTGGCGCGGCGCCGTCTCGACAGCGGCGACCAATGGGTTCGCTATGTCCATGGGCCGTTGGACGATCAGCCGCTGGCGACGGAAGTCTATGCGCAGGGCGCGGCGCCGACGCCGGGAACGGGGTCGCAATTCTACTACCACGCCGATGGCGAAGGCTCGATCCGCTTGATCACCAACGCCGGCTCCACCGTCTTCAACCGCTACGACTATGACAGCTTCGGTCGGCGGCTGGCGGTGGTGGAGAGCCTTCCCCTGCAGCCCTATGGCTGGAAGGGGCGGGAATGGATCGCCGGCCCGGATATTTACTACAACCGTGCGCGCTTCTACGATCCGGCGCTCGGGCGCTTCCTCGCCGAGGATCCGCTCGGCTATGGCGGCGCCGATTCCAACCTCTACAGCTTCGCCTGGAACAATCCGAAGAATTGGAGCGATCCGAGCGGGCTGAGCGCCGCGGCGGAAGAGGGGACGATCGATTCGGCGACCGCTGGCGCGATCCTCGGCGACGGCATTGTGACTACGGCGGAGGGGACCACCGCGCTGACGACGGGCGCGGATGCGGCGTCGGTCGCCGCGCGCAGCGGCAGCGCGGTGCAGAAGATCGGCGCGCGCATCGCCTGCACCTTCTTCGTGCTGGCGGACGCGCTCTCCTTCGCCAACGACCCGTCGCTGGTCGGCGCCTATGACCTCGTGACCGACATGTCGTCCTGCGCGGTGAAGGCGGTGAAGAAGCCGCGTCCGCCCTCGCGCAAATCGTCGCCGTCTCCGGGTTGCTCGATTTCGGGCTTCTCGTCCTTGTGTGTTCCGTGTAACTCCCGCAAAGGAGCGAGGTGA
- a CDS encoding DUF1403 family protein: protein MPRIAERAPADPEHAAAPVPTRGRRATSARSNRASNSVELNAFPGWARQPDATVAPAAATFAAGAALALFDRMLRAGPDGVEPPYAGVMHQRLALKAAASCARLARLRED, encoded by the coding sequence ATGCCGCGAATCGCCGAGCGCGCGCCTGCCGACCCCGAACACGCCGCCGCGCCTGTGCCGACGCGCGGTCGGCGCGCGACCTCGGCGCGATCGAACCGCGCCTCGAACTCTGTAGAATTAAACGCTTTTCCAGGATGGGCGCGCCAGCCCGACGCCACCGTCGCCCCTGCGGCTGCGACCTTCGCTGCCGGTGCCGCCCTCGCGCTCTTCGATCGGATGTTGCGCGCCGGCCCCGACGGCGTCGAGCCGCCCTATGCCGGCGTCATGCACCAGCGCCTCGCGCTCAAAGCCGCCGCGAGCTGCGCGCGGCTGGCCCGGCTGCGCGAAGACTAG
- a CDS encoding type II toxin-antitoxin system RelE/ParE family toxin — protein sequence MLEIRQTLIFQEWRGSLKDGRARAAIAKRMIRIQAGNFGDAKYLGDGLSELRFDLGPGYRVYFHRRGDIVVILLCGGDKKTQAADIEKAKAMIPELE from the coding sequence ATGCTCGAAATTCGCCAGACGCTCATTTTTCAGGAATGGCGCGGGTCTCTGAAGGACGGGCGCGCGCGAGCAGCGATAGCGAAACGAATGATCCGCATCCAGGCGGGCAATTTCGGAGACGCCAAATATCTCGGCGACGGCCTCAGCGAGCTGCGCTTCGACCTGGGGCCGGGATACCGGGTCTACTTTCACCGACGCGGCGACATCGTGGTGATATTGCTTTGCGGCGGCGACAAGAAAACACAAGCGGCCGACATCGAAAAAGCCAAAGCCATGATCCCAGAACTGGAGTGA
- a CDS encoding addiction module antidote protein: MTIKTIPYDPADDLTDEQDQVELLAEAFASGDQKFIAAALGAVARARGMSMIAEKAGVTRPALYKALSEAGDPQLSTLLGVVHALGLRLAVEPLAHSAE, from the coding sequence ATGACGATCAAAACGATTCCTTACGATCCGGCGGATGATCTCACCGACGAGCAAGACCAGGTCGAATTGCTGGCGGAAGCCTTTGCGTCCGGCGACCAGAAATTCATTGCGGCGGCTCTCGGCGCCGTCGCGCGCGCGCGCGGCATGTCGATGATCGCCGAAAAGGCCGGCGTCACCCGGCCGGCGCTCTACAAAGCTCTTAGCGAGGCCGGCGACCCGCAACTCTCAACCTTGCTCGGCGTCGTTCACGCCCTCGGGCTGAGACTGGCGGTGGAGCCTCTGGCCCATTCCGCTGAATAA
- the istA gene encoding IS21 family transposase, which translates to MPAKRELTMRQLRQMLRLAHEGVSAREIGRRLGVARSTVQDYLKRTAAAGLIWPLPEETSDDALEQRLFARPGFKTGQRRRVEPDWAELAREMKRPGVNLMILWEEYRDANPEGYGYSRFCDLFRGFERRLTPVMRQHHVAGDKVFVDYSGKRIGIVNPVTGEIREAEIFVAVLGASNLTYAEASWTQKLADWTGAHVRMFRFFGGTPRLLVPDNLKSGVNKSSFYDPEINRTYGALTSHYDVGVLPTRPRKPRDKAKVEAGVRFAQFYILGRLRRQTFFSLAECNAAIARAMETMNGRPMRKLGISRRELFEKIERDALGPLPATDWEFAEWKRARVSIDYHIEVESFFYSVPHALIHAEVDVRVTERMIEIFHRGQRVGLHERRYMGARHGTAPEHMPSAHRRYAAWTPDRFRRWAATIGPHTEGLIIAVLAARRHPEQGFRTCLGLLKLYLLISTES; encoded by the coding sequence ATGCCGGCGAAGAGAGAACTCACGATGCGACAACTTCGGCAGATGCTGCGGCTCGCCCATGAGGGGGTGAGCGCGCGGGAGATCGGGCGGCGGCTCGGCGTGGCGCGCAGCACGGTGCAGGATTATTTGAAGCGAACGGCGGCGGCGGGGCTGATCTGGCCGCTGCCGGAAGAGACCAGTGACGACGCGCTGGAGCAGCGGCTGTTCGCGCGCCCCGGCTTCAAGACGGGCCAACGACGCCGGGTCGAGCCGGACTGGGCGGAGCTGGCGCGGGAGATGAAGCGCCCCGGGGTCAATCTGATGATCCTGTGGGAGGAATATCGGGACGCCAACCCCGAGGGCTATGGCTACAGCCGGTTCTGCGATCTTTTTCGTGGCTTCGAGCGGCGGCTGACGCCGGTGATGCGGCAGCATCACGTCGCCGGCGACAAGGTCTTCGTCGATTATTCCGGCAAGCGGATCGGGATCGTGAACCCGGTGACCGGCGAGATCCGTGAGGCGGAGATTTTCGTCGCCGTGCTCGGCGCCTCCAATCTCACCTACGCCGAGGCGAGCTGGACGCAGAAGCTGGCGGATTGGACCGGCGCGCATGTGCGCATGTTCCGCTTTTTCGGCGGGACGCCGCGGCTGCTGGTTCCCGATAATCTCAAGAGCGGCGTCAATAAGTCCTCTTTCTACGACCCCGAGATCAATCGGACCTATGGCGCGCTGACGTCGCATTACGACGTCGGCGTGCTGCCGACGCGCCCGCGAAAGCCGCGCGACAAGGCCAAGGTCGAAGCCGGGGTGAGATTCGCGCAGTTCTACATTCTGGGGCGCCTGCGGCGGCAGACCTTCTTCTCGCTCGCCGAATGCAACGCCGCTATCGCGCGCGCCATGGAGACGATGAACGGCCGGCCGATGCGCAAGCTGGGGATCAGCCGCAGAGAGCTGTTCGAGAAAATAGAGCGCGACGCCCTCGGCCCCTTGCCCGCGACGGATTGGGAGTTCGCCGAGTGGAAGCGGGCGCGCGTCAGTATCGATTATCACATCGAGGTCGAGAGCTTCTTCTACTCGGTTCCGCACGCCCTCATCCACGCCGAGGTCGACGTGCGCGTCACCGAGCGGATGATCGAGATTTTTCACCGCGGTCAGCGCGTCGGCCTGCACGAGCGCCGCTACATGGGCGCCCGGCACGGCACGGCCCCGGAACACATGCCGAGCGCGCACCGGCGTTACGCCGCCTGGACGCCGGATCGCTTCCGCCGCTGGGCGGCGACGATCGGGCCGCACACCGAGGGGCTCATCATCGCCGTGCTCGCCGCGCGGCGTCATCCCGAGCAGGGCTTTCGGACCTGCCTCGGGCTGCTGAAGCTCTATCTGTTGATTTCCACTGAGAGCTGA
- a CDS encoding transposase — protein MIEADEDGAAGFKGRRRNWKKDEKRRIVAESLEEGASVAEVARRYGLNANLLFTWRRRFAAGDSGEPPAILPVTITSTPAMALSSAPDTIGRMEITLSTGERIMVSADVDASALARVVKALRR, from the coding sequence ATGATCGAGGCGGATGAAGACGGTGCGGCGGGTTTCAAGGGCCGGCGTCGCAATTGGAAGAAGGACGAGAAGCGCCGCATTGTCGCGGAGAGCTTGGAGGAAGGCGCGTCGGTGGCGGAAGTCGCACGGCGCTATGGCCTGAACGCGAATCTTCTGTTCACCTGGCGTCGGAGGTTCGCCGCCGGCGATAGCGGCGAGCCGCCAGCGATCTTGCCGGTAACGATCACGTCGACTCCCGCCATGGCGCTCTCGTCGGCGCCCGATACCATCGGCCGGATGGAGATCACGCTTTCCACGGGCGAGAGAATCATGGTCAGCGCGGATGTCGACGCCTCGGCCTTGGCGCGTGTGGTCAAGGCGTTGCGGCGATGA
- the tnpB gene encoding IS66 family insertion sequence element accessory protein TnpB (TnpB, as the term is used for proteins encoded by IS66 family insertion elements, is considered an accessory protein, since TnpC, encoded by a neighboring gene, is a DDE family transposase.): MIPVSADARVWLVTGHTDMRKGYASLALIVQETLRRNPNGGHLFVFRGRRGDLAKILWHDGQGQCLFVNDLHSYYTSSSFS, from the coding sequence ATGATCCCGGTCTCGGCGGACGCGCGGGTCTGGCTCGTCACCGGCCATACCGACATGCGCAAGGGCTATGCGAGCCTGGCGCTGATCGTTCAGGAGACGTTGCGCCGCAATCCCAATGGCGGACATTTATTCGTCTTTCGTGGGCGCCGCGGCGATCTGGCAAAAATTCTCTGGCATGATGGCCAGGGCCAATGCCTATTCGTGAACGATCTGCATTCATACTACACCTCTTCCAGCTTCAGCTGA